A genome region from Panthera uncia isolate 11264 chromosome A3 unlocalized genomic scaffold, Puncia_PCG_1.0 HiC_scaffold_11, whole genome shotgun sequence includes the following:
- the TOMM34 gene encoding mitochondrial import receptor subunit TOM34 produces the protein MAPKLSDSVEGLRAAGNQSFRNGQFAEAAALYSRALRELEAQGSSNPGEESILYSNRAVCHLKDGKCKDCIKDCTLALALVPFSLKPLLRRASAYEALEKYPLAYVDYKTALQIDDRVTSALEGINRMSRALMDSLGPEWRLKLPLTPLVPVSAQKRWESLPSECLRERAKSKFRETTTAKSRVPSAGDVERARVLKEEGNELVKKGNHKKAIEKYSESLSFSDVESATYSNRALCHLVLKQYKEAVKDCTEALRLDGRNVKAFYRRAQAYKALKDYKSSFEDISCLLQLEPRNGPAQKLQQEVNQSLN, from the exons ATGGCCCCCAAGCTCTCAGACTCCGTGGAGGGGCTCCGCGCCGCCGGCAACCAGAGCTTCCGCAACGGCCAGTTCGCCGAGGCCGCGGCGCTGTACAGCCGCGCGCTGCGGGAGCTGGAGGCGCAAG GTTCTTCGAACCCTGGAGAAGAAAGTATTCTCTACTCTAACCGTGCAGTGTGCCACTTAAAGGATGGCAAGTGCAAGGACTGCATCAAGGATTGCACTTT AGCGCTGGCCCTGGTTCCCTTCAGCCTGAAGCCCCTGCTGCGGCGAGCGTCCGCCTACGAGGCTCTGGAGAAGTACCCCCTGGCCTATGTCGACTACAAGACCGCACTGCAGATTGATGACCGCGTGACGTCGGCCTTGGAAGGCATCAACAG GATGAGCAGAGCTCTCATGGACTCACTTGGGCCCGAGTGGCGCCTGAAGCTGCCCTTGACCCCCTTGGTGCCTGTTTCGGCTCAGAAGAGGTGGGAGTCCTTGCCCTCCGAATGCCTCAGAGAAAGAGCTAAAAGCAAATTCAGAGAAACCACAACGGCAAAGAGCAGAG TGCCTTCTGCTGGGGATGTGGAGAGAGCCAGAGttctgaaggaagaaggcaaTGAGCTTGTAAAGAAGGGAAACCATAAGAAAGCTATTGAGAAGTACAGTGAAAGCCTCTCATTCAGTGACGTGGAGTCCGCCACATACAGCAACAG AGCGCTCTGCCATTTGGTTCTGAAGCAGTACAAGGAAGCAGTGAAGGATTGCACAGAAGCCCTCAGGCTGGATGGAAGGAACGTGAAGGCGTTCTACAGACGAGCTCAAGCCTACAAGGCACTCAAG gACTATAAATCCAGCTTTGAAGACATCAGTTGTCTCCTGCAACTTGAGCCCAGGAATGGCCCTGCCCAGAAGTTGCAGCAGGAAGTTAACCAGAGCTTAAACTAA